A stretch of the Meles meles chromosome 19, mMelMel3.1 paternal haplotype, whole genome shotgun sequence genome encodes the following:
- the DMPK gene encoding myotonin-protein kinase isoform X9, producing the protein MSAEVRLSRLQQLVLDPGFLGLEPLLDLLLGVHQELGASDLAQDKYVADFLQWVEPIAARLKEARLQRDDFEILKVIGRGAFSEVAVVKMKQTGQVYAMKIMNKWDMLKRGEVSCFREERDVLVNGDRRWITELHFAFQDENYLYLVMEYYVGGDLLTLLSKFGERIPAEMARFYLAEIVMAIDSVHRLGYVHRDIKPDNILLDRCGHIRLADFGSCLKLRADGTVRSLVAVGTPDYLSPEILQAVGGGPGMGSYGPECDWWALGVFAYEMFYGQTPFYADSTAETYGKIVHYKEHLSLPLADAEVPEEARDLIQQLLCPPEMRLGRDGAGDFQNHPFFFGLDWDGLRDSVPPFTPDFEGATDTCNFDVVEDGLTAMVSGGGETLSDMREGMPLGVHLPFVGYSYSCMALRGPSSPSPCPAPLPRDEEVPGPTAMELEAEPLPEPPVQAASPEPTVPPPEETAEAAIPEAIPASAEAQEARMTLRELQDALEEEVLTRQSLSLELEAIRTANQNFASQLREAEARNRDLEAHVRQLQEQMELLQARGDAARWPPGRGSGPMPAGGVRPHAPPPPAAPCQGP; encoded by the exons ATGTCAGCCGAGGTGCGGCTGAGCCGGCTCCAGCAGCTGGTGCTGGACCCTGGCTTCCTGGGGCTGGAGCCCCTGCTCGACCTTCTCCTGGGCGTCCACCAGGAGCTGGGGGCCTCCGACCTGGCCCAGGACAAGTACGTGGCCGACTTCTTGCAGTGGG tggAGCCCATCGCGGCGAGGCTTAAGGAGGCCCGACTGCAGAGGGATGACTTCGAGATTCTGAAGGTGATCGGACGCGGGGCGTTCAGCGAG GTGGCGGTGGTGAAGATGAAGCAGACGGGCCAGGTGTATGCCATGAAGATCATGAATAAATGGGACATGCTGAAGAGGGGCGAG GTGTCGTGCTTCCGCGAAGAGAGGGATGTGTTGGTGAACGGGGACCGGCGCTGGATCACGGAGCTGCACTTCGCCTTCCAGGATGAGAACTACTTG TACCTGGTCATGGAGTACTACGTGGGCGGGGATCTGCTAACGCTGCTGAGCAAGTTTGGGGAGCGGATCCCGGCAGAAATGGCGCGCTTCTACCTGGCTGAGATTGTCATGGCCATAGACTCGGTACACCGGCTGGGCTACGTACACAG AGACATCAAACCCGACAACATCCTACTGGACCGCTGCGGTCACATCCGTTTGGCCGACTTCGGGTCCTGCCTCAAGTTGCGAGCAGACGGAACG GTGCGGTCTCTGGTGGCTGTGGGCACGCCGGACTACTTGTCCCCCGAGATCCTGCAGGCGGTAGGCGGCGGGCCCGGGATGGGCAGCTATGGGCCCGAGTGTGATTGGTGGGCGCTGGGAGTGTTCGCCTATGAGATGTTCTACGGGCAGACGCCCTTCTACGCCGACTCCACGGCTGAGACCTACGGCAAGATCGTGCACTACAAG GAGCACCTGTCTCTACCACTGGCCGATGCGGAGGTCCCTGAGGAGGCTCGAGACCTCATCCAGCAGCTGCTGTGTCCCCCTGAGATGCGGCTGGGCCGGGACGGAGCAGGTGATTTCCAGAATCATCCTTTTTTCTTTGGCCTTGACTGGGACGGTCTCCGAGACAGCGTGCCCCCTTTTACGCCGGATTTTGAGGGTGCCACTGACACGTGCAACTTCGATGTGGTGGAAGACGGGCTCACTGCCATGGTGAGCGGGGGCGGG GAGACGCTGTCGGACATGCGGGAAGGCATGCCACTGGGGGTCCACCTGCCCTTTGTGGGCTACTCCTACTCCTGCATGGCCCTCAG GGGGCCCAGCTCTCCCTCCCCTtgccctgctcctctccccagggaCGAGGAGGTCCCAGGCCCCACAGCCATGGAACTGGAGGCCGAGCCATTGCCTGAGCCACCTGTGCAAGCAGCCAGCCCGGAGCCCACCGTGCCCCCACCGGAGGAAACA GCTGAAGCGGCGATTCCGGAAGCCATTCCAGCCTCGGCGGAGGCCCAGGAGGCCCGGATGACGCTACGGGAGCTCCAGGATGCCCTGGAGGAGGAGGTGCTTACTCGGCAGAGCCTGAGCCTGGAGCTGGAGGCCATCCGCACAGCTAACCAGAACTTTGCCAG TCAGCTCCGTGAGGCCGAGGCCCGGAACCGAGACCTGGAGGCGCACGTCCGGCAGCTGCAGGAGCAGATGGAGCTGCTGCAGGCCCGGGGAGATGCAG CTAGATGGCCCCCCGGCCGTGGCTCTGGGCCAATGCCCGCTGGTGGGGTCAGGCCCCATGCACCGCCGCCACCTGCTGCTCCCTGCCAGG GTCCCTAA
- the DMPK gene encoding myotonin-protein kinase isoform X2: MSAEVRLSRLQQLVLDPGFLGLEPLLDLLLGVHQELGASDLAQDKYVADFLQWVEPIAARLKEARLQRDDFEILKVIGRGAFSEVAVVKMKQTGQVYAMKIMNKWDMLKRGEVSCFREERDVLVNGDRRWITELHFAFQDENYLYLVMEYYVGGDLLTLLSKFGERIPAEMARFYLAEIVMAIDSVHRLGYVHRDIKPDNILLDRCGHIRLADFGSCLKLRADGTVRSLVAVGTPDYLSPEILQAVGGGPGMGSYGPECDWWALGVFAYEMFYGQTPFYADSTAETYGKIVHYKEHLSLPLADAEVPEEARDLIQQLLCPPEMRLGRDGAGDFQNHPFFFGLDWDGLRDSVPPFTPDFEGATDTCNFDVVEDGLTAMVSGGGETLSDMREGMPLGVHLPFVGYSYSCMALRGPSSPSPCPAPLPRDEEVPGPTAMELEAEPLPEPPVQAASPEPTVPPPEETAEAAIPEAIPASAEAQEARMTLRELQDALEEEVLTRQSLSLELEAIRTANQNFASQLREAEARNRDLEAHVRQLQEQMELLQARGDAAVTGVPSPRATDLPSHLDGPPAVALGQCPLVGSGPMHRRHLLLPARVPKPDLSEARSLLLLAVALAAAAALGCTGLVAYAEHLAPVWRHPGAAFAP; this comes from the exons ATGTCAGCCGAGGTGCGGCTGAGCCGGCTCCAGCAGCTGGTGCTGGACCCTGGCTTCCTGGGGCTGGAGCCCCTGCTCGACCTTCTCCTGGGCGTCCACCAGGAGCTGGGGGCCTCCGACCTGGCCCAGGACAAGTACGTGGCCGACTTCTTGCAGTGGG tggAGCCCATCGCGGCGAGGCTTAAGGAGGCCCGACTGCAGAGGGATGACTTCGAGATTCTGAAGGTGATCGGACGCGGGGCGTTCAGCGAG GTGGCGGTGGTGAAGATGAAGCAGACGGGCCAGGTGTATGCCATGAAGATCATGAATAAATGGGACATGCTGAAGAGGGGCGAG GTGTCGTGCTTCCGCGAAGAGAGGGATGTGTTGGTGAACGGGGACCGGCGCTGGATCACGGAGCTGCACTTCGCCTTCCAGGATGAGAACTACTTG TACCTGGTCATGGAGTACTACGTGGGCGGGGATCTGCTAACGCTGCTGAGCAAGTTTGGGGAGCGGATCCCGGCAGAAATGGCGCGCTTCTACCTGGCTGAGATTGTCATGGCCATAGACTCGGTACACCGGCTGGGCTACGTACACAG AGACATCAAACCCGACAACATCCTACTGGACCGCTGCGGTCACATCCGTTTGGCCGACTTCGGGTCCTGCCTCAAGTTGCGAGCAGACGGAACG GTGCGGTCTCTGGTGGCTGTGGGCACGCCGGACTACTTGTCCCCCGAGATCCTGCAGGCGGTAGGCGGCGGGCCCGGGATGGGCAGCTATGGGCCCGAGTGTGATTGGTGGGCGCTGGGAGTGTTCGCCTATGAGATGTTCTACGGGCAGACGCCCTTCTACGCCGACTCCACGGCTGAGACCTACGGCAAGATCGTGCACTACAAG GAGCACCTGTCTCTACCACTGGCCGATGCGGAGGTCCCTGAGGAGGCTCGAGACCTCATCCAGCAGCTGCTGTGTCCCCCTGAGATGCGGCTGGGCCGGGACGGAGCAGGTGATTTCCAGAATCATCCTTTTTTCTTTGGCCTTGACTGGGACGGTCTCCGAGACAGCGTGCCCCCTTTTACGCCGGATTTTGAGGGTGCCACTGACACGTGCAACTTCGATGTGGTGGAAGACGGGCTCACTGCCATGGTGAGCGGGGGCGGG GAGACGCTGTCGGACATGCGGGAAGGCATGCCACTGGGGGTCCACCTGCCCTTTGTGGGCTACTCCTACTCCTGCATGGCCCTCAG GGGGCCCAGCTCTCCCTCCCCTtgccctgctcctctccccagggaCGAGGAGGTCCCAGGCCCCACAGCCATGGAACTGGAGGCCGAGCCATTGCCTGAGCCACCTGTGCAAGCAGCCAGCCCGGAGCCCACCGTGCCCCCACCGGAGGAAACA GCTGAAGCGGCGATTCCGGAAGCCATTCCAGCCTCGGCGGAGGCCCAGGAGGCCCGGATGACGCTACGGGAGCTCCAGGATGCCCTGGAGGAGGAGGTGCTTACTCGGCAGAGCCTGAGCCTGGAGCTGGAGGCCATCCGCACAGCTAACCAGAACTTTGCCAG TCAGCTCCGTGAGGCCGAGGCCCGGAACCGAGACCTGGAGGCGCACGTCCGGCAGCTGCAGGAGCAGATGGAGCTGCTGCAGGCCCGGGGAGATGCAG ctGTCACGGGGGTCCCCAGTCCCCGGGCCACGGATCTACCTTCCCAT CTAGATGGCCCCCCGGCCGTGGCTCTGGGCCAATGCCCGCTGGTGGGGTCAGGCCCCATGCACCGCCGCCACCTGCTGCTCCCTGCCAGG GTCCCTAAGCCTGACCTATCGGAGGCGCGTTCCCTGCTCCTGCTCGCCGTTGCTCTGGCTGCTGCCGCCGCCTTGGGCTGCACTGGGTTGGTGGCCTACGCCGAACATCTCGCCCCGGTCTGGCGCCACCCAGGAGCCGCCTTCGCCCCCTGA
- the DMPK gene encoding myotonin-protein kinase isoform X8, translating to MSAEVRLSRLQQLVLDPGFLGLEPLLDLLLGVHQELGASDLAQDKYVADFLQWVEPIAARLKEARLQRDDFEILKVIGRGAFSEVAVVKMKQTGQVYAMKIMNKWDMLKRGEVSCFREERDVLVNGDRRWITELHFAFQDENYLYLVMEYYVGGDLLTLLSKFGERIPAEMARFYLAEIVMAIDSVHRLGYVHRDIKPDNILLDRCGHIRLADFGSCLKLRADGTVRSLVAVGTPDYLSPEILQAVGGGPGMGSYGPECDWWALGVFAYEMFYGQTPFYADSTAETYGKIVHYKEHLSLPLADAEVPEEARDLIQQLLCPPEMRLGRDGAGDFQNHPFFFGLDWDGLRDSVPPFTPDFEGATDTCNFDVVEDGLTAMETLSDMREGMPLGVHLPFVGYSYSCMALRDEEVPGPTAMELEAEPLPEPPVQAASPEPTVPPPEETAEAAIPEAIPASAEAQEARMTLRELQDALEEEVLTRQSLSLELEAIRTANQNFASQLREAEARNRDLEAHVRQLQEQMELLQARGDAAVTGVPSPRATDLPSHLDGPPAVALGQCPLVGSGPMHRRHLLLPARVPKPDLSEARSLLLLAVALAAAAALGCTGLVAYAEHLAPVWRHPGAAFAP from the exons ATGTCAGCCGAGGTGCGGCTGAGCCGGCTCCAGCAGCTGGTGCTGGACCCTGGCTTCCTGGGGCTGGAGCCCCTGCTCGACCTTCTCCTGGGCGTCCACCAGGAGCTGGGGGCCTCCGACCTGGCCCAGGACAAGTACGTGGCCGACTTCTTGCAGTGGG tggAGCCCATCGCGGCGAGGCTTAAGGAGGCCCGACTGCAGAGGGATGACTTCGAGATTCTGAAGGTGATCGGACGCGGGGCGTTCAGCGAG GTGGCGGTGGTGAAGATGAAGCAGACGGGCCAGGTGTATGCCATGAAGATCATGAATAAATGGGACATGCTGAAGAGGGGCGAG GTGTCGTGCTTCCGCGAAGAGAGGGATGTGTTGGTGAACGGGGACCGGCGCTGGATCACGGAGCTGCACTTCGCCTTCCAGGATGAGAACTACTTG TACCTGGTCATGGAGTACTACGTGGGCGGGGATCTGCTAACGCTGCTGAGCAAGTTTGGGGAGCGGATCCCGGCAGAAATGGCGCGCTTCTACCTGGCTGAGATTGTCATGGCCATAGACTCGGTACACCGGCTGGGCTACGTACACAG AGACATCAAACCCGACAACATCCTACTGGACCGCTGCGGTCACATCCGTTTGGCCGACTTCGGGTCCTGCCTCAAGTTGCGAGCAGACGGAACG GTGCGGTCTCTGGTGGCTGTGGGCACGCCGGACTACTTGTCCCCCGAGATCCTGCAGGCGGTAGGCGGCGGGCCCGGGATGGGCAGCTATGGGCCCGAGTGTGATTGGTGGGCGCTGGGAGTGTTCGCCTATGAGATGTTCTACGGGCAGACGCCCTTCTACGCCGACTCCACGGCTGAGACCTACGGCAAGATCGTGCACTACAAG GAGCACCTGTCTCTACCACTGGCCGATGCGGAGGTCCCTGAGGAGGCTCGAGACCTCATCCAGCAGCTGCTGTGTCCCCCTGAGATGCGGCTGGGCCGGGACGGAGCAGGTGATTTCCAGAATCATCCTTTTTTCTTTGGCCTTGACTGGGACGGTCTCCGAGACAGCGTGCCCCCTTTTACGCCGGATTTTGAGGGTGCCACTGACACGTGCAACTTCGATGTGGTGGAAGACGGGCTCACTGCCATG GAGACGCTGTCGGACATGCGGGAAGGCATGCCACTGGGGGTCCACCTGCCCTTTGTGGGCTACTCCTACTCCTGCATGGCCCTCAG ggaCGAGGAGGTCCCAGGCCCCACAGCCATGGAACTGGAGGCCGAGCCATTGCCTGAGCCACCTGTGCAAGCAGCCAGCCCGGAGCCCACCGTGCCCCCACCGGAGGAAACA GCTGAAGCGGCGATTCCGGAAGCCATTCCAGCCTCGGCGGAGGCCCAGGAGGCCCGGATGACGCTACGGGAGCTCCAGGATGCCCTGGAGGAGGAGGTGCTTACTCGGCAGAGCCTGAGCCTGGAGCTGGAGGCCATCCGCACAGCTAACCAGAACTTTGCCAG TCAGCTCCGTGAGGCCGAGGCCCGGAACCGAGACCTGGAGGCGCACGTCCGGCAGCTGCAGGAGCAGATGGAGCTGCTGCAGGCCCGGGGAGATGCAG ctGTCACGGGGGTCCCCAGTCCCCGGGCCACGGATCTACCTTCCCAT CTAGATGGCCCCCCGGCCGTGGCTCTGGGCCAATGCCCGCTGGTGGGGTCAGGCCCCATGCACCGCCGCCACCTGCTGCTCCCTGCCAGG GTCCCTAAGCCTGACCTATCGGAGGCGCGTTCCCTGCTCCTGCTCGCCGTTGCTCTGGCTGCTGCCGCCGCCTTGGGCTGCACTGGGTTGGTGGCCTACGCCGAACATCTCGCCCCGGTCTGGCGCCACCCAGGAGCCGCCTTCGCCCCCTGA
- the DMPK gene encoding myotonin-protein kinase isoform X5, with translation MSAEVRLSRLQQLVLDPGFLGLEPLLDLLLGVHQELGASDLAQDKYVADFLQWVEPIAARLKEARLQRDDFEILKVIGRGAFSEVAVVKMKQTGQVYAMKIMNKWDMLKRGEVSCFREERDVLVNGDRRWITELHFAFQDENYLYLVMEYYVGGDLLTLLSKFGERIPAEMARFYLAEIVMAIDSVHRLGYVHRDIKPDNILLDRCGHIRLADFGSCLKLRADGTVRSLVAVGTPDYLSPEILQAVGGGPGMGSYGPECDWWALGVFAYEMFYGQTPFYADSTAETYGKIVHYKEHLSLPLADAEVPEEARDLIQQLLCPPEMRLGRDGAGDFQNHPFFFGLDWDGLRDSVPPFTPDFEGATDTCNFDVVEDGLTAMVSGGGETLSDMREGMPLGVHLPFVGYSYSCMALRDEEVPGPTAMELEAEPLPEPPVQAASPEPTVPPPEETAEAAIPEAIPASAEAQEARMTLRELQDALEEEVLTRQSLSLELEAIRTANQNFASQLREAEARNRDLEAHVRQLQEQMELLQARGDAAVTGVPSPRATDLPSHLDGPPAVALGQCPLVGSGPMHRRHLLLPARVPKPDLSEARSLLLLAVALAAAAALGCTGLVAYAEHLAPVWRHPGAAFAP, from the exons ATGTCAGCCGAGGTGCGGCTGAGCCGGCTCCAGCAGCTGGTGCTGGACCCTGGCTTCCTGGGGCTGGAGCCCCTGCTCGACCTTCTCCTGGGCGTCCACCAGGAGCTGGGGGCCTCCGACCTGGCCCAGGACAAGTACGTGGCCGACTTCTTGCAGTGGG tggAGCCCATCGCGGCGAGGCTTAAGGAGGCCCGACTGCAGAGGGATGACTTCGAGATTCTGAAGGTGATCGGACGCGGGGCGTTCAGCGAG GTGGCGGTGGTGAAGATGAAGCAGACGGGCCAGGTGTATGCCATGAAGATCATGAATAAATGGGACATGCTGAAGAGGGGCGAG GTGTCGTGCTTCCGCGAAGAGAGGGATGTGTTGGTGAACGGGGACCGGCGCTGGATCACGGAGCTGCACTTCGCCTTCCAGGATGAGAACTACTTG TACCTGGTCATGGAGTACTACGTGGGCGGGGATCTGCTAACGCTGCTGAGCAAGTTTGGGGAGCGGATCCCGGCAGAAATGGCGCGCTTCTACCTGGCTGAGATTGTCATGGCCATAGACTCGGTACACCGGCTGGGCTACGTACACAG AGACATCAAACCCGACAACATCCTACTGGACCGCTGCGGTCACATCCGTTTGGCCGACTTCGGGTCCTGCCTCAAGTTGCGAGCAGACGGAACG GTGCGGTCTCTGGTGGCTGTGGGCACGCCGGACTACTTGTCCCCCGAGATCCTGCAGGCGGTAGGCGGCGGGCCCGGGATGGGCAGCTATGGGCCCGAGTGTGATTGGTGGGCGCTGGGAGTGTTCGCCTATGAGATGTTCTACGGGCAGACGCCCTTCTACGCCGACTCCACGGCTGAGACCTACGGCAAGATCGTGCACTACAAG GAGCACCTGTCTCTACCACTGGCCGATGCGGAGGTCCCTGAGGAGGCTCGAGACCTCATCCAGCAGCTGCTGTGTCCCCCTGAGATGCGGCTGGGCCGGGACGGAGCAGGTGATTTCCAGAATCATCCTTTTTTCTTTGGCCTTGACTGGGACGGTCTCCGAGACAGCGTGCCCCCTTTTACGCCGGATTTTGAGGGTGCCACTGACACGTGCAACTTCGATGTGGTGGAAGACGGGCTCACTGCCATGGTGAGCGGGGGCGGG GAGACGCTGTCGGACATGCGGGAAGGCATGCCACTGGGGGTCCACCTGCCCTTTGTGGGCTACTCCTACTCCTGCATGGCCCTCAG ggaCGAGGAGGTCCCAGGCCCCACAGCCATGGAACTGGAGGCCGAGCCATTGCCTGAGCCACCTGTGCAAGCAGCCAGCCCGGAGCCCACCGTGCCCCCACCGGAGGAAACA GCTGAAGCGGCGATTCCGGAAGCCATTCCAGCCTCGGCGGAGGCCCAGGAGGCCCGGATGACGCTACGGGAGCTCCAGGATGCCCTGGAGGAGGAGGTGCTTACTCGGCAGAGCCTGAGCCTGGAGCTGGAGGCCATCCGCACAGCTAACCAGAACTTTGCCAG TCAGCTCCGTGAGGCCGAGGCCCGGAACCGAGACCTGGAGGCGCACGTCCGGCAGCTGCAGGAGCAGATGGAGCTGCTGCAGGCCCGGGGAGATGCAG ctGTCACGGGGGTCCCCAGTCCCCGGGCCACGGATCTACCTTCCCAT CTAGATGGCCCCCCGGCCGTGGCTCTGGGCCAATGCCCGCTGGTGGGGTCAGGCCCCATGCACCGCCGCCACCTGCTGCTCCCTGCCAGG GTCCCTAAGCCTGACCTATCGGAGGCGCGTTCCCTGCTCCTGCTCGCCGTTGCTCTGGCTGCTGCCGCCGCCTTGGGCTGCACTGGGTTGGTGGCCTACGCCGAACATCTCGCCCCGGTCTGGCGCCACCCAGGAGCCGCCTTCGCCCCCTGA
- the DMPK gene encoding myotonin-protein kinase isoform X10, producing the protein MSAEVRLSRLQQLVLDPGFLGLEPLLDLLLGVHQELGASDLAQDKYVADFLQWVEPIAARLKEARLQRDDFEILKVIGRGAFSEVAVVKMKQTGQVYAMKIMNKWDMLKRGEVSCFREERDVLVNGDRRWITELHFAFQDENYLYLVMEYYVGGDLLTLLSKFGERIPAEMARFYLAEIVMAIDSVHRLGYVHRDIKPDNILLDRCGHIRLADFGSCLKLRADGTVRSLVAVGTPDYLSPEILQAVGGGPGMGSYGPECDWWALGVFAYEMFYGQTPFYADSTAETYGKIVHYKEHLSLPLADAEVPEEARDLIQQLLCPPEMRLGRDGAGDFQNHPFFFGLDWDGLRDSVPPFTPDFEGATDTCNFDVVEDGLTAMVSGGGETLSDMREGMPLGVHLPFVGYSYSCMALRGPSSPSPCPAPLPRDEEVPGPTAMELEAEPLPEPPVQAASPEPTVPPPEETAEAAIPEAIPASAEAQEARMTLRELQDALEEEVLTRQSLSLELEAIRTANQNFASQLREAEARNRDLEAHVRQLQEQMELLQARGDAGP; encoded by the exons ATGTCAGCCGAGGTGCGGCTGAGCCGGCTCCAGCAGCTGGTGCTGGACCCTGGCTTCCTGGGGCTGGAGCCCCTGCTCGACCTTCTCCTGGGCGTCCACCAGGAGCTGGGGGCCTCCGACCTGGCCCAGGACAAGTACGTGGCCGACTTCTTGCAGTGGG tggAGCCCATCGCGGCGAGGCTTAAGGAGGCCCGACTGCAGAGGGATGACTTCGAGATTCTGAAGGTGATCGGACGCGGGGCGTTCAGCGAG GTGGCGGTGGTGAAGATGAAGCAGACGGGCCAGGTGTATGCCATGAAGATCATGAATAAATGGGACATGCTGAAGAGGGGCGAG GTGTCGTGCTTCCGCGAAGAGAGGGATGTGTTGGTGAACGGGGACCGGCGCTGGATCACGGAGCTGCACTTCGCCTTCCAGGATGAGAACTACTTG TACCTGGTCATGGAGTACTACGTGGGCGGGGATCTGCTAACGCTGCTGAGCAAGTTTGGGGAGCGGATCCCGGCAGAAATGGCGCGCTTCTACCTGGCTGAGATTGTCATGGCCATAGACTCGGTACACCGGCTGGGCTACGTACACAG AGACATCAAACCCGACAACATCCTACTGGACCGCTGCGGTCACATCCGTTTGGCCGACTTCGGGTCCTGCCTCAAGTTGCGAGCAGACGGAACG GTGCGGTCTCTGGTGGCTGTGGGCACGCCGGACTACTTGTCCCCCGAGATCCTGCAGGCGGTAGGCGGCGGGCCCGGGATGGGCAGCTATGGGCCCGAGTGTGATTGGTGGGCGCTGGGAGTGTTCGCCTATGAGATGTTCTACGGGCAGACGCCCTTCTACGCCGACTCCACGGCTGAGACCTACGGCAAGATCGTGCACTACAAG GAGCACCTGTCTCTACCACTGGCCGATGCGGAGGTCCCTGAGGAGGCTCGAGACCTCATCCAGCAGCTGCTGTGTCCCCCTGAGATGCGGCTGGGCCGGGACGGAGCAGGTGATTTCCAGAATCATCCTTTTTTCTTTGGCCTTGACTGGGACGGTCTCCGAGACAGCGTGCCCCCTTTTACGCCGGATTTTGAGGGTGCCACTGACACGTGCAACTTCGATGTGGTGGAAGACGGGCTCACTGCCATGGTGAGCGGGGGCGGG GAGACGCTGTCGGACATGCGGGAAGGCATGCCACTGGGGGTCCACCTGCCCTTTGTGGGCTACTCCTACTCCTGCATGGCCCTCAG GGGGCCCAGCTCTCCCTCCCCTtgccctgctcctctccccagggaCGAGGAGGTCCCAGGCCCCACAGCCATGGAACTGGAGGCCGAGCCATTGCCTGAGCCACCTGTGCAAGCAGCCAGCCCGGAGCCCACCGTGCCCCCACCGGAGGAAACA GCTGAAGCGGCGATTCCGGAAGCCATTCCAGCCTCGGCGGAGGCCCAGGAGGCCCGGATGACGCTACGGGAGCTCCAGGATGCCCTGGAGGAGGAGGTGCTTACTCGGCAGAGCCTGAGCCTGGAGCTGGAGGCCATCCGCACAGCTAACCAGAACTTTGCCAG TCAGCTCCGTGAGGCCGAGGCCCGGAACCGAGACCTGGAGGCGCACGTCCGGCAGCTGCAGGAGCAGATGGAGCTGCTGCAGGCCCGGGGAGATGCAG GTCCCTAA